A stretch of DNA from Pongo pygmaeus isolate AG05252 chromosome 3, NHGRI_mPonPyg2-v2.0_pri, whole genome shotgun sequence:
ATGTACAAAACAAGATATTTGTGATAGAAGCAAAACTTTTCATCaacagaaatatttcaaaatctcatATACACTGCCTTAGAAATTTTTCTAGAAAAGGCTGGTTGTTAAGTCTCTTAAGTCTCCAGTCAGTAATTTATTCTACgaagaagaaaaacacatataaaacTAACAATGAGTTTTAGCATCATTtccaaaaaggcaaaaagaagtaTGAGATACCaagaataatgagaaaaaataatactttaaaaatcagataaatattaacaaatatttctataaatacaactttataaaaataatgtcctTGTTGATTgactaaaaaaaagaatgttaaaaaatagagaaggaaagtTATCAGTGAAAGATAGATAAAACTTTAAGCAGAACAGGAAATAGtactagtaattttaaaaatgagaaagatcaAAAACAGCTCTTCAAAtgatactaaaaattttaaaactgcccAAAAGgattttgaaattaatttgaaGAAGTAGTCACTAGGCATCTTCCATCTTATTTTTTCTAGGATGATTTCATATTTAGTGGGGgtaaataatcacattaaaataaGCTTGATATTTATTTCTTAGGAAGATACAATGATTAAGAAGCTAAAAGGACAAAATACGGTTCTGTTGTAAAATGAATTAATGCATTTACTTCTGGTTAACTGTAACAGCATGATATGAGGATgatataaagaattaaaaatgaagcTTTACATTTTATTCTCCATTCATGACAGTCTTTAAgaattatgtgtgtatattttcagatgaattataataaaaaaaaacactatcaGGCTTTTTTGCCTCTGTTTTTCCTGACATggcatttgatatttttaattatcCCAAGAACAAGAAACAGAGgtcactttttaaagttttgattgATCGTTTATAATGGAGAATCTACTTTggccaacttttaaaattttaatcattgCATGTtagatatttgaaattttaatcaTTACTTTCTGAAATAGGTTTTAAAGTTATATAGTTGAATAACTCAATCTTGGGGGCCATAAAATCATTAACTtattaaaaatcaagaatttaCTGCTTTTACTCTTTTAAGACCTGATACTACCTATTTTAGCttttaaacaagttttaaaaagaataataaaaataaagccaataCTTCCCCAACCCCCCCAAAACACccctaaaatatataatgatgcaactatataataaaatatctttaaatttcCAAATGTAAAATTTCTTTCATGTTAAGCAAGTAATCATTAAGTACTTCCATACTCCTCAATATCCCTCATTGTCCAGTACTTATCAATAAGAAGAGCTGGAAATGGCTACACTGGCAACTATAGTGTTCCTATATTATTTTTACTAGGTTTTAGCAGGGGTGTCTAATATTTTGGCTTCCCtcggccacactggaagaattgtcttcggccacacataaaatacactaacactaacaatagctggtGAGCTacagagacaaaaacaaaagcaacaacaaaaaaacacaaacaaatctCATagcattttaagaaagtttacaaatttgtgttgggtcaCACTCAAAGcagtcctgggctgcatgtggtcCACGGGCTGTGGGTTGGACTAGCTTGTAGGGTCCCTGAGTCTCCCTGAGGCACCAACATCGGGTCAGTATAACTGAGTAAATGATGTAATTGTTTGCTAAGGTAATTCTGGTTTGCATTTTGAATTTGGCATTACCTTAACAATAACTTGTATAtgattctttctcttttgctaGGTTATGGATTACCTGTGAAAAAGAATCCTCATCTTTATATCTGTGGAAATGAGCTCAATGTCTGATATCAAAAAACTACTCAACAAGTTtgctgatttatttaaaaaaatattgttgcTCTACCACTCTTCAAATCATCAGTCTTAAAGTGAGCTCCAAATGACATAACAACTTGGTGGGTGATGTGAGATTAGGATTATCCTAGGATATGTTACAATCTATCAATTTAACAGATagtctttactttttttaaaacatggtcTCATAGTTGTGGTTGATTTCTCAATTGAGTAAATATTTACCAGTTTATAGTGTGGTACTTAATTTTTAGTTAGTTACTTGGTTATATTTATCTGTCAAACTGCTTACTGATTTTATTAGATCTACCAAATGCAAAAGGAGATAACATctacattattaaaataatatattttaaagatgatttctatgtctctatatatttttatttgtgtgaaaTCCTGGACATATTAAGACGTGGGGAAGCGCACTGGTACGTTTAGCAGCACCTAATTTCACGAGTTTCATACTAGGTGCCAAGAAATTAGGTTGtccaaatattttggaaactAATTAAAACTGAATCAGCTGTTCCTTTTCTACCTGTTATGCTTTACTCAAGGCACCTAcaatgaaactttaaaattaagTAGAGAAGAACTTACCTAGGGATTTGGAAAAATAGTTTGCCATTTGTCCACTGTTGCAAGACTGTCGTTTATGTCTTTTTGTTGACATTTCTGTGGTCTTCCATGgtggtctttttcttttgttcaaaCTGCTAAGAACTTCAAAACTATCAGGATTCTTGTCAAAGTTAACACATTTGCTTAATTTACTATTGCCAAGATGGTCAGCAAATTCATCAGCTGAAGGACTATTTGCTttagcattttctatttctttagattgctttttaaaagaattttgccTAGCAGAATGAGATCTTAAAGTAAAGCGCTTTGATTCTTCCATATGAGTCTGATGAGTATTTCCACTGTCAGTAGATTCAGGAGAGTAAATGATTGTATTTAGCTTAAAAGTATTTCTGTGTTCAAGACagttgagcttcctcaaaaataTTCTACAGTCTTTTAAGGTTTTTGACCTCCAACTATTAGGACATACATTTTCTAGTCTTGGTCCCTTTTGAAAGTCTTTTTGGCTGCAATTTGTTCCATTCTCTTTTGCTTCTGACTTAAATTTATTCTCGAAACTAGcatgtattttgaagtcaggcattACTGCCCTCTGCTGCAAGTCACCCCTGATCTCAGGTGGCAAAACACACTGATTATCTACTATGCTTTTTCCTTGGAGTGGGATGTCAGCATTTGTTTCTCCCTCagtcttatttaaaaattggttCTGGCAGAAAAATCTTAAGTTTCTCCTTTTAGAGTTCCAGTCAACTGTTCCATGGTTGTGCAGCTTTCCCTCTCTTTTCCACCTTTCATGATGCAACCTCTTAAACTCAGTCCTTTTTAATCTAGCTATTGCTaaattacttttcacatttaagAGTGGAGAGTTAGCCACTTTATGCAGTATATGCAATTTCTCTGCTGATTTTGAAGGAGAAGAGAgtgcaaattttttaaagtgctttctGAAGGGGCTGGCATTAAAGTCAGAATATTTGGTCCCTAATTTGATTCCCCTGGTATTTATTACTTCCAAAGGGTTTCGGGCATTTGCTTTTCTAACTAGTGAAAGAGACTgtgtttctgttgtttgcataAACCAAGTACAGAGTTCATTCAAATCATACTTTTTCTGAAAAAGCATTTTTACAGGTGAAACTTCAAGTTCCAAAAGACAAGTTTCCAAAGGGCTTGCTACTTTGAAATGATCGTTTTCAATGTGTTCTCTTTTTTTATGAATACAATTTTCAGCTTCATCTCCACTTACTTGCACCCAAGCATTTGTTATTTGCTCAAATCTATTGTTTAATTCCTCTAATAAGGAATCATTTGAAGCAGAAGTAGCCCACCACCTGAGCAAAGGGTTTGATGAAATTATAGGATCCAAGGATACTTCAGAAATAGGTACTAATTTATTATCTTCCAAACACTTTTTTGCATTCCGCGAAAGTCTGTTTCTTGGGGTATCTTTGTAAGCTATTTTCATCTTTGAGTGCCTATGTTTTTCcttctgacttttatttttctgcaaatGCAGTTTATATGATTTATGGAGCAGAGCATTTCTATAAATAAGTGAGCTAGAAGATGCTAATGAATGTAAGAAATGCAGAGATGGGTTTCTATCCCTAATAGAATGTCTCAAAGGTACAGTAGCAATCATATGTTTTgatccatttttaaatatatcagcTTCAGTGTGccttattttatccattttagtGCACTGTTGGTCATACTTTTCTACAGGCAGATTTTTTCCTGATGTATTATCCTGTTCTAAAGGAGGCAAGCAGCTGCTAATACTTACTGCTCTTTCCTGAGGTGAAGTTCTATTAATAGTCACAGATATGCCAGAGATTTTCACTTTTGCCGGTCTACCAGGCTTCCTACTTATTGTCAAAGGCTTCTGATTTGGTCGAATAATgttcttggaaggctgaggtatcACAGATTTGTTCTTGATGGGTCTCACATATTCAAAGCCAGACCCCAAGATCTCACTTTCAGTAGTCAAGCTTGCTACAGCACTTATTCTTTCACCCAAGTCAATTTTGTGTTCACTAATATTTCTGGGACTATTATATTCAGTTGGAAAATCACCAGCATTATTGTTTAAAGACATAAGGTTGCTTATGTTTACCCTTCCTTCAGAAACATGCCTTTTAGTTCTTCTTGACCTTCCGTAAATAACAGTTACTGTAATACTCTTTTTATAAATACCTTCTTTTACTTCTGATATGAGACATTCTGGGCTTTTCCTTCCAGCACTAAAGGGCTCATTCTGGCAAACAGTGATGTTTGTTTGATCAATTTTAGGCTTTGGTGGTCTTCCAATTGGTCGCTTAATCTGTTTCACAACCTGGGGACCTATTTTTTTTGGTCTAcctggttttcttttaaaagatggaTCAGTAGCACTGCTTGAATTGTCCTTAGGTTCTTCTTGTGGCTTATCACTATTTATATCACCTATAAACATTGTAGAGGATCCTGCAGTTTCTTTTGTATGACTGAATTTGCTTAGTTCTCTTTGAAAAGTATCAGTATCATAATGATTGCAGTGATAATTTTCAGAGTTCGCATTTGAGATATcctcatttgtttctgttttttcttcagtTACATGATGGGTTGTAGGTTTTTCAGAAGGGAGAACGACATTTGAATGGGAAGTGCCAACTGAAGTTAAAGTATATTTGACTCCTTCACTACTTTTAACCTCAGATAAAAACATGAGTTTGATAGGACTAGAATAATTGGAAACAGATGAACTTTCAATACCTTCATATTTTGCTGGTACATTTTCAACATTGGAAATCAAGCGACCCATATCTAAAATAGATGACTTTTTCAGATTTTCAAGTCTTTTGTTATTCAAATCCACTGTAGGCATGCAATGACTTTTGATAATATTGCCGGATGCTACCACAGATTTTGATAAGCTCTGTTCTTTGCATGTCATTCTATTTAGAGTAAGAGTCATATTTCTGTCAGCATGTTGGTCTTTACCATCAATTTCTATCAATTTCTTGGATGCTTTATATCCTTCTGATAATGGCTTATTATTCCAGGATTTTTTGGCTATATTTATTGTATCTTCCAAACGCTTCACAACAACTTGTAAATTAGAATTCATTGCAATTTTGTTTAGGTCTATATTGTGTGAGCTTTCAATGTGAATATTTTTCGCTGGATCGTTTTTTGTTGTGGATTCGGATACTTTTTTGGCTTtaggggattttttaaaaacataattatttgttACATATATAGAATACCACCCTGGAGGCACAATATTTCGTTTAGTTCTGCTCAAAAGTCCAGAAGCATCATTTCTCAAAAGAGTTTGAGTATTACCTAACTTTGGATTTTTCCTATGATTTTGCAAAAACTGTTTTCCATCTGTAGATTTCTCCTGTGGCTTTCTTATGCTCATTTTCTCAGGGGAAGTTGTTTTAAAGCTTTCTGAAAATGCATTAAAAGACAAGTTAGTTTCTGAACTATGAAGAGGTAGCTGCAGTGACTGTAATGCATAATTTGGTGAAAATGATGTTTCAGCAAGATTTTTATCTTGAAGTCTTTTAGAATTTTGTAAAGAAGGCCCTTGGTCGTGATAGAATTCTCCTTTGTCTGATGAAGATATCTCACTGTTTTGTGTCAATTTCCTAGAACTTTTCTCggtgcatttttttcttgtaaaattttcATCAAGACTAGCAAGTTCTCTTTTTATCTGTAAAGACTGCCTTCTAAACATGGGTGAATCAGAGGAGTTGCGCATTGCAAATAAAGTTTCTTGACGCTTTCGAAATCTTgtctgaataattttattttctacctttttatCATGTTGACTCAATAATTCCATAAAACTATAATCACTGGCTTTTGCATTATGCAAGAGAGATGTTATGAAATCTCccaattttaaatcattatatgtattataatcaCTGCTAGATAATTTTACAAGGCTTGTCATATCCGTGGTTTCTATTGATTTTAGTTTTTCATTAATGCGATCCATTAAATCTTGAAAAATTACAGCAGTTTCACCTTTTTCATGATTTGTAGTAGAATTATTGCTGTCATTTGAGAGTAAAGAATAAGAGTTACTGgattttttagttttaagtattttatcttCATGATCACTCTTATTGTTGCTTATTTCTGCTGGTGTGAGAGATGGAGGCTGGTTAACGTTTGCTTCAAGTTTGTTATTTTCTAAGGCTGAAATCTCTGAGATGACGTCTTTCAATTTTTCAAATCCTTCAGTTTCTACAGGTGATAATGGTGGAGGTGAGGGACTTCGAGATCTACAGGCATCTTTAAGAGTGACTGAAAGATCATATACTTCCTTTGACAAAAGAGGACTACGAAAGGCTGATTTTGTAGAGTGAATGTTTGGTAACAGTCCAGAACAGCACCTGTGAGAATTATAACTGTCTGCAATTCCTCTATTCACTACTGGCTTAACGTGTTCAACAGTTACAGTTTGGCAAGATAAACAATGTAAATCTTTAATACAGACTGGCAGAGGTTCGAAACCAGGGCTTTGTTTTTCGTTTTGTAAACAACCTCTTTCTGCCAGCCTATATTCACAACTACAGAACAGACCATATAAATCATCTTCGATTAAGGGCTTTTGAGATTCTGAAGACACAACACATGATGTATTACAACAGCAAAGAGAAGCAGCATTCTGCTCTTGGACTAGAAATTTCAACATAGCCAAAACTTGTTGCTGGTGATGTATGCACAAAGATTCCAAAACTTTGTTTaatgctgattttcttttttccattttagtaGCTTCCTCTGATTTTGCATCAACAgttgaactaaaaataaaaatcaaacaaaaaatgaattgcAGCAAAAATACCACTATAAGGAGTTATAATTTTAACAGTGtttgaaaaaagatattttggtATTGCTGGACTCCTGACTCCTAGAGAGCTGCAATAAT
This window harbors:
- the LCORL gene encoding ligand-dependent nuclear receptor corepressor-like protein isoform X2, which encodes MDKGRERMAAAAAAAAAAAAAAQCRSPRCAAERRGFRRELDSWRHRLMHCVGFESILEGLYGPRLRRDLSLFEDCEPEELTDWSMDEKCSFCNLQREAVSDCIPSLDSSQSTPTEELSSQGQSNTDKIECQAENYLNALFRKKDLPQNCDPNIPLVAQELMKKMIRQFAIEYISKSGKTQENRNGSIGPSIVCKSIQMNQAENSLQEEQEGPLDLTVNRMQEQNTQQGDGVLDLSTKKTSIKSEESSICDPSSENSVAGSTVDAKSEEATKMEKRKSALNKVLESLCIHHQQQVLAMLKFLVQEQNAASLCCCNTSCVVSSESQKPLIEDDLYGLFCSCEYRLAERGCLQNEKQSPGFEPLPVCIKDLHCLSCQTVTVEHVKPVVNRGIADSYNSHRCCSGLLPNIHSTKSAFRSPLLSKEVYDLSVTLKDACRSRSPSPPPLSPVETEGFEKLKDVISEISALENNKLEANVNQPPSLTPAEISNNKSDHEDKILKTKKSSNSYSLLSNDSNNSTTNHEKGETAVIFQDLMDRINEKLKSIETTDMTSLVKLSSSDYNTYNDLKLGDFITSLLHNAKASDYSFMELLSQHDKKVENKIIQTRFRKRQETLFAMRNSSDSPMFRRQSLQIKRELASLDENFTRKKCTEKSSRKLTQNSEISSSDKGEFYHDQGPSLQNSKRLQDKNLAETSFSPNYALQSLQLPLHSSETNLSFNAFSESFKTTSPEKMSIRKPQEKSTDGKQFLQNHRKNPKLGNTQTLLRNDASGLLSRTKRNIVPPGWYSIYVTNNYVFKKSPKAKKVSESTTKNDPAKNIHIESSHNIDLNKIAMNSNLQVVVKRLEDTINIAKKSWNNKPLSEGYKASKKLIEIDGKDQHADRNMTLTLNRMTCKEQSLSKSVVASGNIIKSHCMPTVDLNNKRLENLKKSSILDMGRLISNVENVPAKYEGIESSSVSNYSSPIKLMFLSEVKSSEGVKYTLTSVGTSHSNVVLPSEKPTTHHVTEEKTETNEDISNANSENYHCNHYDTDTFQRELSKFSHTKETAGSSTMFIGDINSDKPQEEPKDNSSSATDPSFKRKPGRPKKIGPQVVKQIKRPIGRPPKPKIDQTNITVCQNEPFSAGRKSPECLISEVKEGIYKKSITVTVIYGRSRRTKRHVSEGRVNISNLMSLNNNAGDFPTEYNSPRNISEHKIDLGERISAVASLTTESEILGSGFEYVRPIKNKSVIPQPSKNIIRPNQKPLTISRKPGRPAKVKISGISVTINRTSPQERAVSISSCLPPLEQDNTSGKNLPVEKYDQQCTKMDKIRHTEADIFKNGSKHMIATVPLRHSIRDRNPSLHFLHSLASSSSLIYRNALLHKSYKLHLQKNKSQKEKHRHSKMKIAYKDTPRNRLSRNAKKCLEDNKLVPISEVSLDPIISSNPLLRWWATSASNDSLLEELNNRFEQITNAWVQVSGDEAENCIHKKREHIENDHFKVASPLETCLLELEVSPVKMLFQKKYDLNELCTWFMQTTETQSLSLVRKANARNPLEVINTRGIKLGTKYSDFNASPFRKHFKKFALSSPSKSAEKLHILHKVANSPLLNVKSNLAIARLKRTEFKRLHHERWKREGKLHNHGTVDWNSKRRNLRFFCQNQFLNKTEGETNADIPLQGKSIVDNQCVLPPEIRGDLQQRAVMPDFKIHASFENKFKSEAKENGTNCSQKDFQKGPRLENVCPNSWRSKTLKDCRIFLRKLNCLEHRNTFKLNTIIYSPESTDSGNTHQTHMEESKRFTLRSHSARQNSFKKQSKEIENAKANSPSADEFADHLGNSKLSKCVNFDKNPDSFEVLSSLNKRKRPPWKTTEMSTKRHKRQSCNSGQMANYFSKSLACYK
- the LCORL gene encoding ligand-dependent nuclear receptor corepressor-like protein isoform X5 codes for the protein MDEKCSFCNLQREAVSDCIPSLDSSQSTPTEELSSQGQSNTDKIECQAENYLNALFRKKDLPQNCDPNIPLVAQELMKKMIRQFAIEYISKSGKTQENRNGSIGPSIVCKSIQMNQAENSLQEEQEGPLDLTVNRMQEQNTQQGDGVLDLSTKKTSIKSEESSICDPSSENSVAGSTVDAKSEEATKMEKRKSALNKVLESLCIHHQQQVLAMLKFLVQEQNAASLCCCNTSCVVSSESQKPLIEDDLYGLFCSCEYRLAERGCLQNEKQSPGFEPLPVCIKDLHCLSCQTVTVEHVKPVVNRGIADSYNSHRCCSGLLPNIHSTKSAFRSPLLSKEVYDLSVTLKDACRSRSPSPPPLSPVETEGFEKLKDVISEISALENNKLEANVNQPPSLTPAEISNNKSDHEDKILKTKKSSNSYSLLSNDSNNSTTNHEKGETAVIFQDLMDRINEKLKSIETTDMTSLVKLSSSDYNTYNDLKLGDFITSLLHNAKASDYSFMELLSQHDKKVENKIIQTRFRKRQETLFAMRNSSDSPMFRRQSLQIKRELASLDENFTRKKCTEKSSRKLTQNSEISSSDKGEFYHDQGPSLQNSKRLQDKNLAETSFSPNYALQSLQLPLHSSETNLSFNAFSESFKTTSPEKMSIRKPQEKSTDGKQFLQNHRKNPKLGNTQTLLRNDASGLLSRTKRNIVPPGWYSIYVTNNYVFKKSPKAKKVSESTTKNDPAKNIHIESSHNIDLNKIAMNSNLQVVVKRLEDTINIAKKSWNNKPLSEGYKASKKLIEIDGKDQHADRNMTLTLNRMTCKEQSLSKSVVASGNIIKSHCMPTVDLNNKRLENLKKSSILDMGRLISNVENVPAKYEGIESSSVSNYSSPIKLMFLSEVKSSEGVKYTLTSVGTSHSNVVLPSEKPTTHHVTEEKTETNEDISNANSENYHCNHYDTDTFQRELSKFSHTKETAGSSTMFIGDINSDKPQEEPKDNSSSATDPSFKRKPGRPKKIGPQVVKQIKRPIGRPPKPKIDQTNITVCQNEPFSAGRKSPECLISEVKEGIYKKSITVTVIYGRSRRTKRHVSEGRVNISNLMSLNNNAGDFPTEYNSPRNISEHKIDLGERISAVASLTTESEILGSGFEYVRPIKNKSVIPQPSKNIIRPNQKPLTISRKPGRPAKVKISGISVTINRTSPQERAVSISSCLPPLEQDNTSGKNLPVEKYDQQCTKMDKIRHTEADIFKNGSKHMIATVPLRHSIRDRNPSLHFLHSLASSSSLIYRNALLHKSYKLHLQKNKSQKEKHRHSKMKIAYKDTPRNRLSRNAKKCLEDNKLVPISEVSLDPIISSNPLLRWWATSASNDSLLEELNNRFEQITNAWVQVSGDEAENCIHKKREHIENDHFKVASPLETCLLELEVSPVKMLFQKKYDLNELCTWFMQTTETQSLSLVRKANARNPLEVINTRGIKLGTKYSDFNASPFRKHFKKFALSSPSKSAEKLHILHKVANSPLLNVKSNLAIARLKRTEFKRLHHERWKREGKLHNHGTVDWNSKRRNLRFFCQNQFLNKTEGETNADIPLQGKSIVDNQCVLPPEIRGDLQQRAVMPDFKIHASFENKFKSEAKENGTNCSQKDFQKGPRLENVCPNSWRSKTLKDCRIFLRKLNCLEHRNTFKLNTIIYSPESTDSGNTHQTHMEESKRFTLRSHSARQNSFKKQSKEIENAKANSPSADEFADHLGNSKLSKCVNFDKNPDSFEVLSSLNKRKRPPWKTTEMSTKRHKRQSCNSGQMANYFSKSLACYK
- the LCORL gene encoding ligand-dependent nuclear receptor corepressor-like protein isoform X3, with product MDKGRERMAAAAAAAAAAAAAAQCRSPRCAAERRGFRRELDSWRHRLMHCDCIPSLDSSQSTPTEELSSQGQSNTDKIECQAENYLNALFRKKGNIDLPQNCDPNIPLVAQELMKKMIRQFAIEYISKSGKTQENRNGSIGPSIVCKSIQMNQAENSLQEEQEGPLDLTVNRMQEQNTQQGDGVLDLSTKKTSIKSEESSICDPSSENSVAGSTVDAKSEEATKMEKRKSALNKVLESLCIHHQQQVLAMLKFLVQEQNAASLCCCNTSCVVSSESQKPLIEDDLYGLFCSCEYRLAERGCLQNEKQSPGFEPLPVCIKDLHCLSCQTVTVEHVKPVVNRGIADSYNSHRCCSGLLPNIHSTKSAFRSPLLSKEVYDLSVTLKDACRSRSPSPPPLSPVETEGFEKLKDVISEISALENNKLEANVNQPPSLTPAEISNNKSDHEDKILKTKKSSNSYSLLSNDSNNSTTNHEKGETAVIFQDLMDRINEKLKSIETTDMTSLVKLSSSDYNTYNDLKLGDFITSLLHNAKASDYSFMELLSQHDKKVENKIIQTRFRKRQETLFAMRNSSDSPMFRRQSLQIKRELASLDENFTRKKCTEKSSRKLTQNSEISSSDKGEFYHDQGPSLQNSKRLQDKNLAETSFSPNYALQSLQLPLHSSETNLSFNAFSESFKTTSPEKMSIRKPQEKSTDGKQFLQNHRKNPKLGNTQTLLRNDASGLLSRTKRNIVPPGWYSIYVTNNYVFKKSPKAKKVSESTTKNDPAKNIHIESSHNIDLNKIAMNSNLQVVVKRLEDTINIAKKSWNNKPLSEGYKASKKLIEIDGKDQHADRNMTLTLNRMTCKEQSLSKSVVASGNIIKSHCMPTVDLNNKRLENLKKSSILDMGRLISNVENVPAKYEGIESSSVSNYSSPIKLMFLSEVKSSEGVKYTLTSVGTSHSNVVLPSEKPTTHHVTEEKTETNEDISNANSENYHCNHYDTDTFQRELSKFSHTKETAGSSTMFIGDINSDKPQEEPKDNSSSATDPSFKRKPGRPKKIGPQVVKQIKRPIGRPPKPKIDQTNITVCQNEPFSAGRKSPECLISEVKEGIYKKSITVTVIYGRSRRTKRHVSEGRVNISNLMSLNNNAGDFPTEYNSPRNISEHKIDLGERISAVASLTTESEILGSGFEYVRPIKNKSVIPQPSKNIIRPNQKPLTISRKPGRPAKVKISGISVTINRTSPQERAVSISSCLPPLEQDNTSGKNLPVEKYDQQCTKMDKIRHTEADIFKNGSKHMIATVPLRHSIRDRNPSLHFLHSLASSSSLIYRNALLHKSYKLHLQKNKSQKEKHRHSKMKIAYKDTPRNRLSRNAKKCLEDNKLVPISEVSLDPIISSNPLLRWWATSASNDSLLEELNNRFEQITNAWVQVSGDEAENCIHKKREHIENDHFKVASPLETCLLELEVSPVKMLFQKKYDLNELCTWFMQTTETQSLSLVRKANARNPLEVINTRGIKLGTKYSDFNASPFRKHFKKFALSSPSKSAEKLHILHKVANSPLLNVKSNLAIARLKRTEFKRLHHERWKREGKLHNHGTVDWNSKRRNLRFFCQNQFLNKTEGETNADIPLQGKSIVDNQCVLPPEIRGDLQQRAVMPDFKIHASFENKFKSEAKENGTNCSQKDFQKGPRLENVCPNSWRSKTLKDCRIFLRKLNCLEHRNTFKLNTIIYSPESTDSGNTHQTHMEESKRFTLRSHSARQNSFKKQSKEIENAKANSPSADEFADHLGNSKLSKCVNFDKNPDSFEVLSSLNKRKRPPWKTTEMSTKRHKRQSCNSGQMANYFSKSLACYK
- the LCORL gene encoding ligand-dependent nuclear receptor corepressor-like protein isoform X4, with protein sequence MDEKCSFCNLQREAVSDCIPSLDSSQSTPTEELSSQGQSNTDKIECQAENYLNALFRKKGNIDLPQNCDPNIPLVAQELMKKMIRQFAIEYISKSGKTQENRNGSIGPSIVCKSIQMNQAENSLQEEQEGPLDLTVNRMQEQNTQQGDGVLDLSTKKTSIKSEESSICDPSSENSVAGSTVDAKSEEATKMEKRKSALNKVLESLCIHHQQQVLAMLKFLVQEQNAASLCCCNTSCVVSSESQKPLIEDDLYGLFCSCEYRLAERGCLQNEKQSPGFEPLPVCIKDLHCLSCQTVTVEHVKPVVNRGIADSYNSHRCCSGLLPNIHSTKSAFRSPLLSKEVYDLSVTLKDACRSRSPSPPPLSPVETEGFEKLKDVISEISALENNKLEANVNQPPSLTPAEISNNKSDHEDKILKTKKSSNSYSLLSNDSNNSTTNHEKGETAVIFQDLMDRINEKLKSIETTDMTSLVKLSSSDYNTYNDLKLGDFITSLLHNAKASDYSFMELLSQHDKKVENKIIQTRFRKRQETLFAMRNSSDSPMFRRQSLQIKRELASLDENFTRKKCTEKSSRKLTQNSEISSSDKGEFYHDQGPSLQNSKRLQDKNLAETSFSPNYALQSLQLPLHSSETNLSFNAFSESFKTTSPEKMSIRKPQEKSTDGKQFLQNHRKNPKLGNTQTLLRNDASGLLSRTKRNIVPPGWYSIYVTNNYVFKKSPKAKKVSESTTKNDPAKNIHIESSHNIDLNKIAMNSNLQVVVKRLEDTINIAKKSWNNKPLSEGYKASKKLIEIDGKDQHADRNMTLTLNRMTCKEQSLSKSVVASGNIIKSHCMPTVDLNNKRLENLKKSSILDMGRLISNVENVPAKYEGIESSSVSNYSSPIKLMFLSEVKSSEGVKYTLTSVGTSHSNVVLPSEKPTTHHVTEEKTETNEDISNANSENYHCNHYDTDTFQRELSKFSHTKETAGSSTMFIGDINSDKPQEEPKDNSSSATDPSFKRKPGRPKKIGPQVVKQIKRPIGRPPKPKIDQTNITVCQNEPFSAGRKSPECLISEVKEGIYKKSITVTVIYGRSRRTKRHVSEGRVNISNLMSLNNNAGDFPTEYNSPRNISEHKIDLGERISAVASLTTESEILGSGFEYVRPIKNKSVIPQPSKNIIRPNQKPLTISRKPGRPAKVKISGISVTINRTSPQERAVSISSCLPPLEQDNTSGKNLPVEKYDQQCTKMDKIRHTEADIFKNGSKHMIATVPLRHSIRDRNPSLHFLHSLASSSSLIYRNALLHKSYKLHLQKNKSQKEKHRHSKMKIAYKDTPRNRLSRNAKKCLEDNKLVPISEVSLDPIISSNPLLRWWATSASNDSLLEELNNRFEQITNAWVQVSGDEAENCIHKKREHIENDHFKVASPLETCLLELEVSPVKMLFQKKYDLNELCTWFMQTTETQSLSLVRKANARNPLEVINTRGIKLGTKYSDFNASPFRKHFKKFALSSPSKSAEKLHILHKVANSPLLNVKSNLAIARLKRTEFKRLHHERWKREGKLHNHGTVDWNSKRRNLRFFCQNQFLNKTEGETNADIPLQGKSIVDNQCVLPPEIRGDLQQRAVMPDFKIHASFENKFKSEAKENGTNCSQKDFQKGPRLENVCPNSWRSKTLKDCRIFLRKLNCLEHRNTFKLNTIIYSPESTDSGNTHQTHMEESKRFTLRSHSARQNSFKKQSKEIENAKANSPSADEFADHLGNSKLSKCVNFDKNPDSFEVLSSLNKRKRPPWKTTEMSTKRHKRQSCNSGQMANYFSKSLACYK